Genomic window (Pyramidobacter piscolens W5455):
TCATGTCGCGCTACGACGTGCAGGTGCTGCCGGTCGTGAAAGACGGGCGGCTCCTCGGCGCGCTGCCCTTCGACGACGTGCTCGACGTCATGGAAGACGAAAATACGGAGCTGTTCCACCACGCCGGCGGACTTTACGGCGATAACGACGAGGGCAGCCTGTGGGGCGAAGCGCTGCGGCGCTTTCCCTGCCTGTTGCTGTGCCTGGTGACGGGCATCCTCACCACGGGCATCATGGAAAATTACGAGGGCATGCTCTCGCAGGTGCTGGCGCTTTCGTTCTTCGTGCCACTGCTGATCGACACGGGCGGCAACGTGGGCGCGCAGATCTCGGTGCTGATCATCCGCTCCATGGGACTAGGGCGGATGGAAAGCAACGTGCTGGGGCGCGTGCTGCTGCGCGAGCTGGTCACGGCCCTGCTGCTGGGCGGCGCCATGGCGCTGCTGGCGGCGGGACGGTCGCTTTTCATCGGCGCGGGAGGGCAGGTCACGTTCGTGGTCGCCATGGCGATGGTCTGCGTGGTCGTCGCCTCCGATCTGCTCGGCGCGGTCATGCCCTTCGTGGTCAAACGCCTCGGCTTCGACCCGGCGCTGATCTCCGGGCCGCTGCTGGCGACGATCGTCGACGTGCTCGGCCTGGCGCTGTATTTCGCCGTGGCCAGCGCGGTGCTGCTGTAGCCGTCTGTGAACGGTGGGAGCGCGACGCTCCCGAAGCGGGGAAGAGGTTGGAAATGAATCGAAACGCGGAGCCGCAGGAAAAAAATTCGTCATACCGCTACGTCATTGCGGCCGTGAGTTTCATGTTCATGTTTGTGGCCATGGGGCTGGGCAACGCGCCCAACGGGCAATACCTTGCTCCGGTGACGCGGGAGTTCGGTCTGAGCCGGGCCGATTTTTCCCTGACCTTCAGCATGAGATATTTGTTCACGACGATTTTCAATCTGCTGTGGGTGAAAATTTTTACGAAAATCGGCATCCGCCTGATGGTCGGCGTCGGCTTTCTGATCCTTGCAACGGCGTTTTTCATCTTTTCGTCTTCCAGTACGCTGCCCGGGTTTTACGTCGGCGGCATCCTGCAGGGCGCCGCGCTGGCCCTGTGCATCAGCGCGTCCTGCTCTTATCTGGTGGACCACTGGTTCGCGGAACGCAAGGGCACCGTGCTGGGCGTTGTCTTTGCCGCCAGCGGCATCGGCGGCGCTCTCGGCAACGTGCTCGTGGCGCGCTGGATCGCGCGGAGCGGCTGGCGTTTTTCCTACCGGTTGACTTCGTTCCTGATCCTCGGGCTCGGGCTCGGCCTGACGTCGTTCGTGCGCACGCGCCGCGCGCCGGAAAACGCCGCTTTGGAAAGGGCGCGTGCAGAGCCCTCCGGCGGCGGACCGTCGCTTGCGGAGTTACGCCGCACGAGTCGTTTTTACGCGCTGTTCGCGATCGTGTTCGTGCTTGGCTGGCTGTGCAATCCTGTCTACACGGTCGCTCCCGCGCATCTCGTGGACCGCGGTTTCGATCCCGTCTTCGCCGGGCAGATGACGGGGCTGATGTTCATCGCGCTGGGCGCGGCCAAGATTCTCTGGGGCGCGCTGTACGACCGCTTCGGGCTCCGTCCTGTGTTTCTGACGAGCTGCGCCTGCGGCATCGCCGCGCTGCTGACGCTTGCCCGCGCCTCAAGCGAGCTTTCCGCCGTCGCGTTCGCCGTGCTGCTGGGCTTTGCCATGCCGGTGGAAACGATTATTGTGCCGCTGCTGGTGATGAACCTTCTGGGGGCTCGGGCGTACGCCGCCATGATCGGCGTTTTCTTCGCGCTCATGTCCGCCGGCATCGCCGTCGGTAACCCGCTGATCAATTTCGGTTACAGTCTCGCCGGCAGTTACTCGCCCGTGCTGGCCCTCTACGCCGGGCTCTTCGCGCTCTGCGCGGCGCTGTATCTGTGGTGCGAACGCGAGGCGAAACGTTTTGAGAAAAGGACCCGCTGAAAAGCCGCGGCAGGAAAAACCGGAAACAGCCGCTCCGTTTCCGGATTTTTCTTGTTCATGCGCCACGGCGTCGTGAAGGTGGAAACGATGAAAAGAATTTTCTTGCTTTTGGTCCTGGCGCTGGCGGCGCGTTCCGCTTCCGCCTTCGAAGACGCGAGGCAGAACGCTGCCGCCGATCTGATGCGCCGCTGCGAGACGGTGCTGTGGGAAGAAAAGTTGAAGCGCGTGCCCGATTTCGACGTGCGCCTCGATCCCGATCACACCGGTTTGGTGGGCGAGGAGTTCACCGCGCTGGCCACGACCCCAGGCAGCTGGCACGACAAGCGCGCGGCCGCCCAGCCGGAAATGGCCGGGGCCGTGGCCGGCTATCTGATCCGCGCCGGCGTCAAAGAGGGGGACTGGATCGGCATCAACGCCACCAGTTCTTACCCCGGTTTCACGATGGCTGCGCTCTGCGCTGCGCGAACGCTGAAACTGAACACGGTCTTCGTGCTCTCCTACGGCGCTTCCATGTACGGCGGCACGCTGCCGCGGTTTACCGTGCCGGTGATGCTCGACGCGCTGCGCGAACGCGGCGTCGTGGACGTGAAGATCGACGCGCTGACGCCGGGCGGCGTGGACGACCGCATGCGCCGGAACGTTCTCGACGAGGACGTGCTGCCGCTCGTGCGCCGGCTCATGGGCGAGCGCCGCGAAACCTGCATGATCCCGGCGGACCTCCGCATGTCCATGGCTTTCCGGCAGATGCTCTTCGCTGCAAAGCCCATCAAAGCCTTCGTCAGCTGCGGAGGTTCGTGGCTGAGCCTTGGCCGCAGCATGGAGGAAGGCGCCGTTCTGCCTCACGGGCTGATCATGCCGCCATGGCCCGTGAAGCCGAAGACGTGGGATCGCGGTCTGATCATGGATTTCCTCGAAAAAGGCGTGCCCTGCATCCATCTGCTGTTCACCAAAGGCGTGTGCCGCGATTGGAATCTGCCCCACGGCACGGGGCCCGAGCCTAATTTTTGATGTTGATCTTCATTGAAAATCAACATCAGTAGGGGATCGGGGCGGAAACGAGCGTGAAGATGCGGAGAAAAACGGAAAAACGGGAGACGAACGGAATGTTCCACGTGGAACATTCCGCATGAA
Coding sequences:
- the mgtE gene encoding magnesium transporter, which translates into the protein MSARMGYSSRLKTLLQQGRLDEARLMIRGMAPEVLEEELLRLPPRSGLALCSILKPPRLAVLIEGLSRRERQKLLSSASIPELRGLFLSLPERLLPELLNALPSRQKHPLLEKLPKNLQKLLQPKKEWAEDSVGYIMSGDGVVLSPRDTVAEALDKIRRDAPGKDLVYHCFVIDGERFVGTAALEDLVLAAPEEKVAQLTEEDCHAVPPEMDRAEAARIMSRYDVQVLPVVKDGRLLGALPFDDVLDVMEDENTELFHHAGGLYGDNDEGSLWGEALRRFPCLLLCLVTGILTTGIMENYEGMLSQVLALSFFVPLLIDTGGNVGAQISVLIIRSMGLGRMESNVLGRVLLRELVTALLLGGAMALLAAGRSLFIGAGGQVTFVVAMAMVCVVVASDLLGAVMPFVVKRLGFDPALISGPLLATIVDVLGLALYFAVASAVLL
- a CDS encoding MFS transporter — translated: MNRNAEPQEKNSSYRYVIAAVSFMFMFVAMGLGNAPNGQYLAPVTREFGLSRADFSLTFSMRYLFTTIFNLLWVKIFTKIGIRLMVGVGFLILATAFFIFSSSSTLPGFYVGGILQGAALALCISASCSYLVDHWFAERKGTVLGVVFAASGIGGALGNVLVARWIARSGWRFSYRLTSFLILGLGLGLTSFVRTRRAPENAALERARAEPSGGGPSLAELRRTSRFYALFAIVFVLGWLCNPVYTVAPAHLVDRGFDPVFAGQMTGLMFIALGAAKILWGALYDRFGLRPVFLTSCACGIAALLTLARASSELSAVAFAVLLGFAMPVETIIVPLLVMNLLGARAYAAMIGVFFALMSAGIAVGNPLINFGYSLAGSYSPVLALYAGLFALCAALYLWCEREAKRFEKRTR
- the pgsW gene encoding poly-gamma-glutamate system protein yields the protein MKRIFLLLVLALAARSASAFEDARQNAAADLMRRCETVLWEEKLKRVPDFDVRLDPDHTGLVGEEFTALATTPGSWHDKRAAAQPEMAGAVAGYLIRAGVKEGDWIGINATSSYPGFTMAALCAARTLKLNTVFVLSYGASMYGGTLPRFTVPVMLDALRERGVVDVKIDALTPGGVDDRMRRNVLDEDVLPLVRRLMGERRETCMIPADLRMSMAFRQMLFAAKPIKAFVSCGGSWLSLGRSMEEGAVLPHGLIMPPWPVKPKTWDRGLIMDFLEKGVPCIHLLFTKGVCRDWNLPHGTGPEPNF